In the genome of Natronomonas salina, the window GGCGGCGTTCTTCTACACGGGCGTCGTCTCCATCCTGCTGGCCGTCGTCTACTACTCGCTCGGCGAGGCCGCGAAGACCGAGGCGAAGCGCCAGGCGACAAAGGAGAGCGCGAGTTTCAAGGGCTGGCTCTACACGGCGACCCGCTACGGGACCGTCGTCCTCGCGCTCGCGTACGTGATGAGCTTCGGGCTGGAGCTGTCGATGAACGGCTGGCTGGCCACCTACTACCGCGAGGGCTTCGCCACCGACGACCTCGTGCTCGCGAGCACCTTCACCGCGACGTTCTCCGTGGCCGCCGGTCTGTTGCGACCCATCGGCGGCTACGTCAGCGACCTGCTCGCGCGCAAGGAGAAGGACATCCTGCCGTTCTTCACCGGCCGGTACCGCGAGCAGTGGACGTTCGTCTCGCTGTGCTTCATCGTCGTCTCGATGTTCGGGATGACGCTGGCCGGCCTCTCCGGCCGGGTGATGGTCGCCGTCGGCGCCGGCTTCGTCGTCGGGATGGCCTGCGCGTTCACCGAGGGCGCCATCTTCGCGCAGGTCCCCGCGATGTTCCCGAACAGTTCCGGCGCGGTCGCGGGCGTCGTCGGCGGCGTCGGCACGGTCGGCGGTATCGTCTACCCGCTCGTGTACTCCGCGCCGTTCCTGGCGAGTCTGCACACCGGCTACTCCATCGTCGCCGCATCGATGATCCCCATCGTCCTGCTGGCCGCCTGGGTGTTCCAGCCCGACGTCGCCGAGCGGGCGACCACGGACGGCCTCGTCGGCAGCAGTTCCGGCGGCAGTGGCGGGACGACGCCCAGCGTCGACGACTGATTGCTGCTCCGGGCTCACTCCTTCTCCCGGACCGTCCCGCCGGACAGCCCCTCCCACTCGACCCGGTAGCCGAGCCGGGAGAGCGCCGCCGAGGCGTC includes:
- a CDS encoding MFS transporter; protein product: MTKWRTLVLATAGFNFSFLIWFSFAPFTGPMAEEFGLSLAEIGILASAAIWLAPFGRILTGWLSDKYGAPTVFAIVLTYVGVFSMASAFAQSYAVFFVERLIVATAGITFVIGIQHVSEWFEEAQLGTAEGIYAGVGNAGAAGGALILPRVFGADWSGPLFETNWRAAFFYTGVVSILLAVVYYSLGEAAKTEAKRQATKESASFKGWLYTATRYGTVVLALAYVMSFGLELSMNGWLATYYREGFATDDLVLASTFTATFSVAAGLLRPIGGYVSDLLARKEKDILPFFTGRYREQWTFVSLCFIVVSMFGMTLAGLSGRVMVAVGAGFVVGMACAFTEGAIFAQVPAMFPNSSGAVAGVVGGVGTVGGIVYPLVYSAPFLASLHTGYSIVAASMIPIVLLAAWVFQPDVAERATTDGLVGSSSGGSGGTTPSVDD